One genomic segment of Rivularia sp. PCC 7116 includes these proteins:
- a CDS encoding heme-copper oxidase subunit III, whose product MSTTDGKTIQLEHENTFDELQLINHANVATHEHDEEGNSMFGFIAFLLSESVIFLSFFAGYIVYKTTAVDWLPPGVEGLEVREPFINTIILVSSSFVIYFAERELKNHHIWRFRLFWLLTMAMGSYFLYGQAVEWSGLEFGFTSGVFGGMFYLLTGFHGLHVFTGVVLQLNMLVRSFIPDNYKNGHYGVDATSLFWHFVDVIWIVLFVLLYLWQ is encoded by the coding sequence ATGAGTACTACAGACGGCAAAACGATACAGTTAGAACATGAGAATACATTCGATGAATTACAGCTAATTAATCACGCGAATGTAGCGACTCACGAGCATGATGAAGAAGGCAACAGCATGTTTGGCTTCATCGCATTTCTGTTGTCGGAAAGCGTAATTTTCTTAAGCTTTTTCGCGGGGTATATTGTTTATAAAACAACAGCCGTAGATTGGCTACCTCCAGGAGTTGAAGGGCTAGAAGTTAGAGAACCATTCATAAATACAATAATTCTAGTTTCTAGTAGCTTCGTGATTTACTTTGCTGAGAGGGAACTAAAAAACCATCATATTTGGCGCTTTCGCCTTTTTTGGTTATTAACAATGGCTATGGGAAGTTACTTCCTTTACGGACAAGCAGTTGAATGGAGCGGTTTAGAATTCGGCTTTACATCTGGTGTATTCGGTGGAATGTTTTACTTACTAACTGGTTTCCACGGCTTACATGTTTTTACAGGTGTTGTATTGCAGCTAAATATGTTAGTTCGTTCCTTTATTCCAGACAATTACAAAAACGGTCACTATGGTGTAGATGCCACTTCATTATTCTGGCACTTTGTTGACGTAATTTGGATTGTTTTATTCGTGCTTCTTTACCTTTGGCAATAA
- a CDS encoding N-acetylmuramoyl-L-alanine amidase: MYFGIDIGHNCPPRDIGAVSGKHREDVYTKQVGELVISKLKHRGHLAVSVTPRRAYSVGNSLIQRARRANWLRVDYFVSIHFNAAGNRSAGGTEIFVYNYHSSARTLAQAVLDKIVALGFRNRKVKTANFAVLKYTNMPAILIECCFLTNDEDMKLFDAEKMATAIVDGLVGKDEEEGIQGVLNVKVNTFAKPSTVQSRSIPNQELYNLEVGKYKGRLLADEEAHYLVELEQEIGERKVHYIYSGHAEFIAD, encoded by the coding sequence ATGTATTTTGGAATAGATATCGGTCATAACTGCCCTCCTAGAGATATAGGAGCAGTATCTGGAAAGCACCGCGAAGATGTTTACACTAAGCAAGTCGGTGAATTAGTTATTAGTAAGCTCAAACACAGAGGGCATCTTGCTGTGTCCGTTACTCCAAGAAGAGCTTACAGTGTTGGTAATTCTCTAATTCAGAGAGCAAGAAGAGCGAATTGGTTGAGAGTTGATTATTTTGTTTCTATTCACTTCAATGCTGCTGGGAATAGAAGTGCCGGTGGTACTGAAATATTTGTTTATAACTACCATAGTTCCGCTAGAACTTTAGCTCAAGCAGTACTCGACAAGATAGTTGCTTTAGGCTTCAGAAACCGAAAAGTTAAGACTGCTAATTTCGCGGTACTCAAGTACACGAATATGCCTGCGATATTGATTGAGTGCTGTTTTCTGACGAATGATGAAGATATGAAATTGTTTGATGCCGAGAAGATGGCAACAGCAATAGTTGATGGTTTAGTAGGTAAAGATGAGGAAGAAGGTATTCAGGGTGTTCTGAATGTCAAGGTGAATACTTTTGCTAAGCCTTCTACAGTTCAATCTAGAAGTATACCCAATCAAGAATTATACAATTTAGAAGTTGGAAAATATAAAGGAAGATTGCTTGCTGATGAAGAAGCTCATTACTTAGTAGAGTTAGAGCAAGAAATTGGCGAGCGCAAAGTTCATTATATTTATTCGGGACACGCTGAATTTATTGCTGATTAA
- a CDS encoding GMC oxidoreductase, with amino-acid sequence MIIDDQHYDVIIVGTGAGGGTLARKLAPTGKKILVLEQGDFLEKGSSQLVDVEVFKKESFYAPEKWYEEEDSFFPQTNYSVGGNTKIYSGVLQRLREKDFEKVQHQDGFSPEWEVKYKDFEPYYTEAEKLYQVHGNVGNDLTEPSRSEDFPLPTVDSEPQIEDICTRISKQGLNPAYLPIGVGKQGRTDSEDTGIYPTIKKYDNVTVKTSAKVVRLVTNASGKEVKAVEANIGDRSYLFVGNIIVLSCGAINSAALLLRSSNEKHPKGLANSSDLVGRNLMKQLMTVVVQLSNTPNSGLFQRTRYINDFYWGDENFSYPMGHIQNSGGILQDVIFSESPPILSVAAKLMPGFGLKQLAKRSIGWWLQTEDLPSPKNRVRVKGGKLYLDYTANNIEAHDRLIYRWIDVLKSIDEKQKIYPRGEAPIQVVAHQSGTCRFGEDTRTSVLDLNCRTHDIDNLYVVDSSFFPSISATSPALTVIANALRVGEHLINRLG; translated from the coding sequence ATGATTATTGACGACCAACATTATGATGTAATTATTGTCGGGACTGGTGCTGGTGGAGGAACTTTAGCGCGTAAACTAGCACCTACTGGGAAAAAGATTCTTGTTTTGGAACAAGGAGATTTTTTAGAAAAAGGAAGTTCGCAGTTAGTTGATGTAGAAGTCTTTAAAAAAGAAAGTTTCTATGCACCGGAAAAATGGTACGAAGAAGAAGATAGTTTTTTTCCTCAAACTAATTATTCTGTAGGTGGTAATACCAAAATTTATAGTGGTGTATTGCAACGATTACGGGAAAAGGATTTTGAAAAAGTTCAACATCAGGATGGCTTTTCCCCGGAATGGGAAGTTAAATACAAGGATTTTGAACCTTACTATACAGAAGCTGAAAAACTCTATCAAGTCCACGGAAATGTCGGCAACGATTTAACTGAACCTTCTCGTAGTGAGGATTTTCCATTACCTACAGTTGATAGCGAACCCCAAATAGAAGATATTTGTACTCGCATTTCTAAACAAGGTTTAAATCCTGCTTATCTGCCTATCGGAGTTGGTAAACAAGGGCGAACTGATTCGGAAGATACGGGGATTTATCCTACAATCAAAAAATACGATAATGTGACGGTGAAAACTTCGGCTAAAGTAGTACGTTTAGTTACTAATGCTTCAGGAAAAGAAGTTAAAGCTGTAGAAGCAAATATTGGCGATCGCTCTTATTTGTTTGTAGGAAATATTATTGTACTTTCCTGTGGTGCAATTAATTCGGCTGCCTTGTTATTACGTTCTAGTAATGAAAAACATCCCAAAGGACTAGCGAATAGTTCTGACTTGGTGGGACGTAATTTAATGAAACAATTGATGACGGTAGTGGTACAGCTAAGTAACACTCCTAATTCTGGATTATTTCAAAGGACTCGCTATATAAATGATTTTTACTGGGGAGATGAAAATTTTTCTTACCCAATGGGTCATATCCAAAATTCAGGTGGTATTCTTCAAGATGTGATTTTCTCCGAATCACCGCCAATTTTATCAGTCGCGGCTAAATTAATGCCGGGATTTGGATTAAAACAGCTAGCAAAACGCTCTATTGGTTGGTGGCTGCAAACTGAAGATTTACCATCACCCAAAAACCGCGTTCGAGTTAAGGGTGGCAAATTATATCTAGATTACACTGCTAATAATATCGAAGCTCACGACCGTTTAATTTATCGTTGGATTGACGTACTCAAATCCATAGACGAAAAACAAAAAATTTATCCCCGTGGTGAAGCACCAATCCAAGTAGTTGCACATCAAAGCGGTACTTGTCGTTTTGGAGAAGATACCAGAACTTCAGTTCTCGATCTCAACTGTCGCACGCACGATATAGATAATCTCTACGTCGTCGATAGCAGTTTCTTCCCCTCAATCTCTGCAACCAGCCCCGCTTTAACAGTTATCGCTAACGCTTTAAGAGTTGGGGAGCATTTGATTAATAGATTGGGGTGA
- the ctaD gene encoding cytochrome c oxidase subunit I, with protein MTNTQSKNTEVVKKQHQPQSQPQHQTHHPHPPTTWKTYFTFSTDHKVIGIQYIVTAFIFFLLGGILAMIIRGELMTPESDLVDRTVYNSMFTMHGTLMLFMWTFPILAGLANYLVPLQIGAKDMAFPRLNALAFWMVPLFGIVLMASFFVPGGSAQAGWWSYPPVSTQNPTGNLVNGELLWLVAVALSGVSSILGAVNIVTTIFRMRAPGMGFFKMPAYVWTVLSAQMIQLFGLPALTAGAVMLLFDLTVGTAFFDPVQGGDPVLYQHFFWFYSHPAVYVIILPIFGIFSEIFPVYSRKPLFGYKVVAVSSLIITGLSAVVWVHHMYASGTTGWMRMLFMFSTMLISVPTGIKVFAWLGTIWGGKLRLDTPMLFALGGLVMFVFAGITGIMLSSVPIDIHVNNTYFVVGHFHYVIYGAVVMGIYAAIYHWFPKMTGKMYYEGLGKLHFWLTFIGANLNFFPMHPLGLQGMPRRVASYDPEYLGWNVVASVGAFILGMSTLPFLLNVISSWIDGKKASDNPWRAIGLEWLVSSPPPVENFEKQLPIVLEEPYGYGKSKPEDLVANASELN; from the coding sequence ATGACTAACACTCAATCAAAAAACACTGAGGTTGTAAAAAAGCAACATCAACCTCAGAGTCAACCACAGCATCAAACACACCATCCTCATCCACCGACAACGTGGAAGACCTATTTTACTTTTAGTACCGACCATAAAGTAATTGGTATTCAATATATAGTTACAGCCTTTATATTTTTCTTGCTTGGTGGAATACTTGCCATGATAATCAGGGGTGAATTAATGACTCCTGAATCTGACTTAGTAGATCGCACCGTTTACAACTCAATGTTTACGATGCATGGAACGTTAATGCTATTTATGTGGACTTTCCCCATATTGGCAGGCTTAGCGAACTATCTCGTACCTTTGCAGATTGGTGCTAAAGATATGGCATTTCCTCGCCTGAACGCTTTAGCTTTTTGGATGGTGCCCCTGTTCGGCATCGTACTTATGGCGAGTTTCTTCGTTCCTGGCGGTTCAGCACAAGCAGGTTGGTGGTCTTATCCTCCTGTAAGTACTCAGAATCCCACAGGTAACTTGGTTAATGGAGAACTCTTATGGTTAGTAGCTGTAGCATTATCGGGTGTTTCATCCATTTTAGGCGCGGTTAATATTGTTACTACTATTTTCCGGATGAGAGCGCCAGGAATGGGCTTTTTCAAAATGCCTGCTTATGTATGGACAGTCTTAAGCGCTCAGATGATTCAATTATTTGGATTGCCTGCTTTGACTGCTGGTGCGGTAATGCTATTGTTTGACTTAACGGTAGGTACTGCATTTTTCGACCCCGTACAAGGCGGCGACCCGGTATTATACCAGCACTTTTTCTGGTTCTATTCTCATCCAGCAGTCTACGTAATTATACTACCTATCTTCGGAATCTTTTCAGAGATATTTCCCGTTTACTCTCGCAAACCTTTATTTGGTTATAAGGTAGTTGCAGTTTCATCCTTAATTATCACTGGATTAAGCGCAGTGGTATGGGTTCACCACATGTATGCTAGCGGTACCACAGGCTGGATGCGGATGCTGTTCATGTTCTCCACAATGCTGATTTCGGTACCCACAGGAATTAAAGTATTTGCTTGGTTAGGAACAATTTGGGGAGGTAAATTACGCTTAGATACACCAATGTTGTTTGCATTGGGTGGATTAGTGATGTTTGTATTTGCAGGTATCACCGGTATCATGCTTTCCTCGGTTCCCATCGACATTCACGTTAACAATACTTACTTCGTCGTTGGGCACTTCCACTATGTTATTTACGGTGCGGTAGTGATGGGTATCTATGCAGCCATCTATCACTGGTTCCCTAAGATGACTGGAAAGATGTATTACGAAGGTTTAGGTAAGCTACATTTTTGGTTAACCTTCATTGGTGCTAATTTAAATTTCTTCCCCATGCACCCATTAGGATTGCAAGGAATGCCCCGTCGAGTTGCTTCTTACGATCCAGAATATTTAGGTTGGAATGTAGTTGCTAGTGTTGGCGCATTTATTTTAGGAATGTCTACATTACCGTTTTTACTTAACGTTATAAGTTCTTGGATTGACGGTAAAAAAGCATCGGATAATCCTTGGCGTGCAATTGGTTTGGAATGGTTAGTATCCTCACCACCACCCGTAGAAAACTTTGAAAAACAGCTTCCCATTGTATTAGAAGAACCATACGGTTACGGTAAATCGAAACCAGAAGATTTAGTCGCGAATGCTTCAGAACTTAATTAA
- a CDS encoding MarC family protein, with protein sequence MMNQSIFVGFLSTFLPMFAIANPIGAVPVFLSLLKSPEKPTEPPEPRRMPDESEEHYQLKRSELKAYEIKYQQYLEECKKYKQHSREQAKQTAIFVFIVLAVFLFGGKAILEHFDISLGVLRIAGGIIVAKIGWTLAVANTTLTKEEKEAAQAKDNISFTPMAIPMISGPGAISLVISLTEEVNEWTAYLSSFMAIAFLSLLVWLCLRSSEYLNQVIGDDGMGALKRVFGFFVLAIAVQLIVNGILGVLEAYQQVLFAVAN encoded by the coding sequence ATGATGAATCAATCAATTTTTGTAGGATTTTTAAGTACCTTTTTACCTATGTTTGCTATTGCTAATCCCATTGGCGCAGTACCAGTTTTTCTTAGTTTGTTAAAGTCTCCAGAAAAACCAACAGAACCCCCAGAACCGAGGAGAATGCCAGATGAAAGTGAAGAACATTATCAACTAAAAAGATCTGAATTAAAAGCCTACGAGATCAAGTATCAACAATATCTCGAAGAATGCAAGAAATACAAACAGCATAGCCGTGAGCAAGCGAAACAGACAGCTATATTTGTATTTATAGTTTTGGCAGTTTTTCTATTTGGAGGTAAAGCAATTCTAGAACATTTCGATATTTCTTTAGGAGTGTTACGAATTGCAGGAGGTATTATTGTTGCTAAGATTGGCTGGACTTTGGCAGTTGCTAATACAACATTGACAAAGGAAGAGAAAGAAGCTGCTCAGGCAAAAGATAATATTTCTTTTACACCAATGGCTATTCCTATGATTAGTGGTCCTGGAGCTATTAGTTTAGTAATTAGCTTAACAGAAGAAGTAAATGAATGGACAGCTTACTTATCTTCTTTTATGGCAATTGCTTTTCTCTCCTTATTGGTTTGGTTGTGTTTAAGATCGAGTGAATATCTAAATCAAGTAATCGGAGACGATGGCATGGGTGCCTTGAAACGAGTTTTTGGTTTTTTCGTCTTGGCAATTGCAGTACAATTGATTGTCAATGGCATACTCGGAGTTCTCGAAGCATATCAACAGGTTCTGTTTGCAGTAGCGAATTAA